A single Lactuca sativa cultivar Salinas chromosome 8, Lsat_Salinas_v11, whole genome shotgun sequence DNA region contains:
- the LOC111911287 gene encoding berberine bridge enzyme-like 21: MSPIMLFSIIFFLCSFSCFPLNIGAADSKSIYESFLQCLTLQPPQHVPTFSAIVYSSAFNSTSYTTVLQEYIKNRRFNSTSTPKPVLIITPTKESHVQATIICAKKLGVQIKIRSGGHDYEGISYISSEKDFIVLDMFNFRDVNVNIATETAVVEAGAQLGELYYRIWEKSRVHGFPAGVCPTVGVGGHLSGGGYGTMLRKYGLSVDHVIDARIVDAKGRILNRKTMGEDLFWAIRGGGGGSFGVILSYTVKLVPVPAVNTVFRITKTVAENATDLVYKWQLAVPHIDDRLFIRVLLQPVTVNKLKTGRASFVAHFLGDSDALLAIMNKNFPELGLKKEDCLEVSWVQSVLYWSNFDVNTTAVEILLNRHSDNVNFLKRKSDYVQTPIPKSGMKSIFNKLVELGKIGLVFNPYGGKMNELPADATPFPHRAGNLFKIQYSVNWNDNDPELEKNYLNQSKVLYKFMTKYVSKNPRGAFLNYRDLDIGVMAGTGKNGYNSGKVYGEKYFMGNFNRLVMVKTAVDPDNFFRNEQSIPTLPGKSTGKPRKMTTLT, from the coding sequence ATGTCTCCAATTATGCTTTTTTCAATCATCTTCTTCCTTTGTTCTTTTTCTTGTTTTCCCCTCAATATAGGAGCTGCTGATTCTAAATCGATATACGAATCATTCCTTCAATGCCTCACATTACAACCACCTCAACACGTCCCCACATTCTCCGCCATTGTTTACAGCTCCGCCTTTAACTCCACCTCCTACACCACCGTCTTACAAGAATACATCAAAAACCGCCGGTTCAACAGCACTTCCACACCAAAACCCGTCCTAATCATCACTCCGACTAAAGAATCTCACGTACAGGCTACCATAATCTGCGCCAAGAAACTCGGTGTTCAGATCAAGATTCGGAGTGGTGGGCATGATTATGAAGGAATATCGTATATTTCATCAGAAAAGGATTTCATCGTGCTTGACATGTTTAATTTCCGTGATGTTAATGTCAATATCGCTACTGAAACTGCGGTTGTTGAAGCCGGAGCTCAGTTGGGTGAACTGTATTACCGGATATGGGAAAAGAGTAGAGTGCATGGGTTCCCCGCCGGAGTGTGTCCGACGGTGGGAGTTGGTGGACATCTAAGCGGCGGTGGTTATGGTACCATGCTTCGGAAATACGGGTTATCAGTTGATCACGTGATTGATGCCCGGATCGTTGATGCTAAAGGCCGGATTTTGAATCGGAAAACAATGGGTGAGGATCTTTTCTGGGCCATACGTGGCGGCGGAGGCGGCAGCTTTGGTGTTATATTATCCTACACCGTGAAATTAGTTCCGGTGCCGGCGGTTAATACTGTTTTCAGGATAACGAAAACGGTGGCAGAAAACGCGACGGACCTCGTTTATAAATGGCAGTTAGCTGTGCCTCACATCGACGATCGTTTATTTATCCGAGTTCTTTTGCAACCGGTGACAGTGAATAAACTAAAAACAGGTCGAGCTTCATTTGTAGCTCATTTCTTGGGTGATTCCGACGCATTGTTGGCTATAATGAACAAAAACTTCCCGGAATTGGGTTTGAAGAAAGAGGATTGTCTGGAAGTAAGCTGGGTTCAGTCGGTACTTTACTGGTCCAACTTCGATGTCAACACGACGGCGGTGGAGATCCTCCTCAATCGCCACTCCGATAACGTTAACTTTTTGAAACGAAAGTCCGATTACGTGCAAACCCCGATACCAAAATCTGGGATGAAGTCGATATTCAACAAGTTGGTTGAATTAGGTAAGATTGGTTTAGTGTTCAACCCTTACGGCGGGAAAATGAATGAACTTCCGGCGGACGCTACTCCATTCCCCCACCGTGCCGGAAACCTGTTCAAGATCCAGTACTCTGTGAACTGGAACGACAATGATCCGGAACTGGAGAAAAACTACCTTAATCAGTCAAAGGTTTTGTATAAGTTCATGACAAAGTATGTATCGAAGAATCCAAGAGGTGCATTCTTGAACTACAGAGATCTGGACATCGGCGTTATGGCAGGAACCGGAAAGAATGGTTACAACTCCGGCAAGGTTTACGGGGAGAAGTATTTCATGGGGAACTTTAACAGACTAGTGATGGTGAAGACTGCTGTTGATCCAGATAATTTCTTTAGGAATGAACAAAGCATTCCTACTCTTCCCGGAAAAAGCACAGGCAAGCCGAGGAAGATGACGACTTTAACTTAG